In Papaver somniferum cultivar HN1 chromosome 9, ASM357369v1, whole genome shotgun sequence, the genomic stretch TGAGGCAAGGTCAAAAAAAGATACCCTCAAAGCACGTGCTCAGTCTGCAAAGTTTGTTCTCAACTCCAATTTTAGTTGATTTCTATCAACTTTTGTACTCATTGGTTATGTTTCCTTAGATTTTATTCTTATGCCGGCTTCTTTTTGTTGCATCAGGACGGCAACTAAAGTGAGCGAAATGTTGGGAAATGTAAATACAAGCAGTGCTCTTTCAGCTTTTGAGAAGATGGAGGAAAAGGGTAAAAGATTCTTTAATTTTATGTTTCGGTTCTTACAGACAGTTATTAGCCAGCATGACATGTCATGACCCAACTGCAAGGATTATGTGGTTATGTCATTAGTGAGTGCGGTAGTGTGACATTTCCAACTTCTTTCTTTGAAACAAATTTCTGAAGTGTAAAAACTGTATGATTTTCCTCCCGACAGTGGAGGCGATGGAATCCCAGGCAGATGCGCTGAATCAGCTAACCACAGACGACCTTGAAGGAAAGGTACCTTTTCTTCCATCACCCCTCCAATCTCCCACTTCATGTGTGCCTTTGAAGTTGGCATTAGTTTACAATAATGTTGCAAAAAACAATTAACGGTTTATCCTATTTGTTACCGTGTCTTCTTTGCAGTTTGCATACCTGGAGAGCTCATCAGTGGATGACGATCTTGAGAACTTGAAGAAAGAAATTTCTGGCAAAGCAATAGTACGTTTTATTTTAATTGTTACTTTTTTACAGCTACAGTAGATTATTCTAGATTCGCATTAGTAGCCATATCAAAACTCAACCCTAATAAATAACAATCTTGGAGTTCTAGACAGTGATTACTGTGCTTTTGTATGTATTGACCTGTGAAGTTGACAGTACTTTTGCAGcactttgttattttcacatgctTTTAACTATTTTTCATATTGCAAAGAAGGATTCTCATTTGTTTTGTTCTTGTTTTCTCTGTTTGGTGTCAATAGAAAAAAGAGCTTCCACCTGGTAGATCAGCTGCCAGCAGCACTCCTTACCCTTATAAAGACACAGAAATCGAGAAAGAACTTAATGAATTGAGGAGAAAAGCGAGTGAGTACTGAAGACTTGGTCTAatctttttgaatttgagaaaccTATAGTATGTCTGTGTTATatcttattcttttcttttctcgtTGCATTTAGATTTTTACAATGTACAGTTGAAATGTCTAGAAGTGACAGTATTTTTGTTTTGGTAGAGATCAGGAGAAGCAAATGTGGTATAAATCTTTCACTGTGCCAATCTATATATTTGACATTTGTCACATCATAAATTCATATCCTAATACATGTCGTATGTTTCTTTATCCCTTCCATATTACTTCAAGCCAGATTAAGAATGTTAATAGTCTACCTTAGACATTGTTAGAGAGGATAATTCTCACGTCTCAACTACTTATGGTAGAAAACTGTTGGGTATTATTAAGTAACTGAAAAGGTACAGCTAATACATACACTATACAAAAACAGGTAGAGAGAGGTATCACTTATTTCTTCACACCAAATTGCACACATCATATGAAGGGATGGATAGAAGTAAGCTTAACTAGGGTTACTGGTACCATCGTATTAGATGATGGACCACATATTATTTCCTACTTCACCaatctatttttttcttctaacacaACTTCTTTTATAGAGGTCGTGGAAACACAATAATGTCTCTCACCAGAATCATCTCTATCTACTGCTattatttcttcttcctcttctgatCCCCATCCTTCATTTAGTACTCCACAATATTGTACTAAAGATTGCTGATAATATCGAAGCGCCACAATTAACATGAATACTGCACAAACCAAGTTAATAAATTTTGCATTAGCTACAATTTTTTAGGCAGTACTAAAATGcattttcttttggtttgcaCAATAAATACCTGCCCAAATGCGAGCTACAATTGAAGATAAATTCCACACAAGAGTAAAACCAGCAAGGGCTACAGCTTTTTTGTGAGTACACGAGTCCCATGCATCTTGAAACCGTCTGATCCAAAATTTACCTTCATATTTTTGCAGAGAAATGTTTAGATATTGTCAAGACTTGATTGCAACAATACATTGTAGAGATACATTTGCTTTGCTCATTTGCTGTCTAGGTAGTTATTACTTCACTTGTTGCATTATTTGTAGTTATGGCAGAATTTCAGAAAAATTGGAAGTTCAGTAAGTGATATTTACCATATCCAGTTAACTGAGTAGAATATGATGAGCAAACTTTTGGTAccgtaaaaattccaaaaaatcctGCACAACAGACGTCAGAGTTTAGAAAAAACTTGATGCTAGTGCAGAAGCTGTGACATTTGATCGTTTCCAACCTAACATATGTCCAGGAATAATTGTCTGGAAAATTTAGTTAGAACGTCAGTGAATGGGGGGTTTTGGTGGTACAATTACCCAATTTCGCAACCTTCCAGATAGTGATGGAGCTTCCACAGCGAGCCAGAATAAACAGAAGCACTCCTAGCTGCCATTATCACAGAATTCTTTCCCATTTCAGATGTACTCTTTACAAAACATAGTAAAAAAAAAGTACAGTTGGAATTTTTCTACCTTCATTGTAGTTGCAGGGTCTCCAGAAAAAAGACTTTTAAGTTTCAGTAGAAACTCATTTAAGTATGGGAGAGTCAATCTTAATAACCAAACTGCTTCTTCTTCTCCTACCATTAATGTCCCATTTGATTCTTCTTGGGAATATGCTCCCCCTCTGTGGTAGAAGTTCATTTTAGATGGTAAGGTTAGCAGTTTTGGTATCAGTTCACATAGAGAGGGTATCAAATCGGTCATCTGACTTGGTGATGTTGACAGAATTACTAACCTGCAAATAATTGATGTATAGAGAAATCTTGTTGCTAGGTAGAGAAGACCCATGTAAGAAATTGCAGAAATCAAActgtaaaaaaagaagaaaaaaaaaggttaagaTGAAATAAAAAAAGTTAATGTGATTTTGTTTGTTTATAGATAAAAATAAATGATGTACCTGAAATTAAGATCTAtggtgaaagaagaagaaagaataagaaatGCTCCAAACCCAAAGACAAGTGCTGACTTTGATACATCTCTCCACATCACTAGATCCACTGCCAAGAAAATATACAGTATTACTTAAATAATACAGTAAGTAGTAAAATCTACATACAGGGATGAAGAATTAGAATAATACCAAgattttgtaatttgttttggGAATCTGGACATCTCTGAAATTCATATGAACCTGCTGAAATGACAGAATATAGGATCAAGCAAACATTTAggaaaaagaataaagaaaatgagGAAATGAACTTACTTGGAGGAATTTTTGGAGTATCCTTCTTTACTGGCTGTGGTGGTGCTGTTTTTTTGCTAACCCCAGAAGAAATGGGTATTGATGTTTTCTGGATCTCAttcaatttcttctcttcttgGCAAATTACAACTCTTTCAGACTCTGCAGACAATGTCATGACTGAAAACTGAGAAATTTACAAAATTTCAACAATTTTAAGAACTAGTAATTTACTTACTTGAAGGTGAGTTTTTGAGATTTCCAACTAGCAAATTTGAAGGTACAACTACCAGTTCTTTGCTCATTTGAGTTCTGCTGTCTTCTTCATTTTTTATCATCACATTGAGTTTCAGTTGTTCTTGATCAATATTTACTTCTTTGACATCAATTTCTTCATTTTCAGTTTCCTCATTCAAATTAGttccttcctcttcctcttcttcttcttcatcatcacagTCATAGTCAATGacattcttcttttgatttgcaCTCTGACTTCCATTATTCAAGATGGTCTCCCTATCTTTAATTGCACTTGAAATTCTCTGTTCTCCATGAGATCTAGTTTTCTTGATTGTGGGAGTTCGGGTCTTCTCAATTTTATCAGATTTAGATTTCCTTAATTGAATTGGATTTTTCTGATCATTTCCGTCGGTAGTGTCTGGTTTCAATGGTCTTTTACTCTTTCCAatctctccaccaccaccattaccgtTACTGCTTTGAATTCTTGGTAATCTTCTTCTGTAAACTTGAATTTGATTTCCAGAATGATCaatgccgccgccaccaccgacaTCATTGTTCTGATCACCACCATTAAAGACCTTAATTCCACCTTTAACTTCATCAACCTTCATTCTGTTCTCCCAGACTGAACCTGGAATTACACCAGTTTTTGCTGCAGTTGTAGTAGTACTTCTTCTACTACTACCACCAGGACTCTGCATTTCTCCAGCTCTGTTTTCTAGTACTCTGCAACTTATCTATATCCCTCCTCTCTGTGTATTCTCTCAGTCACTGACAATTAAGCAATTCTTAGAATTGAAGCAAAAATCATTAGAGAAATGAGTAAAGGAAAAGGATTGTGAATCTAAGATATAATTGGTGGGGACTGAATAGTGATAGATTTTCTTATGTTTTGTCCAATACTTTTGGTCATATTTGTACGTATTTCATGTAGAGACTCTTTTGTGTATGCGTTTGGTATATGTATTTTTCTTAGTTGCTTCAACATATGTGTGCAGTATTTGCCAACCGGTTCTCACAGTCTGTTTATGCATATTATTTCTATAATCGATCTTTTATTTATCAGATGAGCGGATGAAAAGGCAATAAACTACACCCCCCGATTCCCATTATATGTGAAGCCATTTTACTCTTCTTTTTTTGTGGCCCCATTTTAGCTTTGATTTTGGCTATACCCCTTTGCACTCACTTGTTGTCGTTGTGGTAGACTAGTAGCCGGCAAGAAGAGTGAAGAAACCCCTATTAAAAGTGATGAATCCCTACCACATGCGGGAAGAAGACACTAAAACAGCTGATGATAGAGAGAGTGAGAGATGAATACGGAAGTTGTGATCCCTTATTTTTTGTCCATCAGTTAAAAGGTTTGAGGAGAAACAGAATTTTGCAATTTGTCATAGCTGTTTTGCCAAGTAAGTTGGTACTTTTGTGCAACTGATAATCAGCTACGCCGAAAAAAAAGTGCTTCTGTTTCTACAAAGACATATTAGAAGTCATTAGTAATATTTATTTCTCCTGCGATTTAGGAAAAAGAAGCTGAAATTTGCTTCCTAGAAGGCATACGTcgtgtttgtttactcctgactcattcAAGTCATCTGATCTGAGTCGTCTGAATCTGACTGAAATCACCGGACTTGAGTCAGTATGCTTGTTTTGAGTTAGATTTGACTTAACTGACTCAAAAaaatgtgagtcagtggtttgatcccgtaagtcaggggtattttgttacctgactcaaatagtTTCGAGTCAGGGATTAACTccgagtcagaggtcgagtcagatccgactcaaaattaaaaacaaacaatCTGATATCTGACTCACGACGAGTCTGGAATTAATTCAGAAACTCGGATTCAGATTACCAGTCAGATACAAACAAACACGGTCATACTATTAGAGAATGGGCAAAGAGAATCCAAGTGCATCTTCCAAGCACTAACGCTAAGAAATCATTACCAACTTCCATTTGTGATCAGAGATGTGGCACTTTACCAACGTGAAGCTCAAGTTAGTGCAGTTTGATCCCATTTTTTATTTGCTATACAAGTAAAAGTGAGATTTGTTGTTCTCTTTGTACTAAGAATAATAATTATAAGTTTGATACAAGCAaagaatatattttatttttatttttgagatcAAGATCTTTGTTTCTTAAATTGGGTGGACCCTTAACCAGGTCACAACAGACAGAGTGTTACAATGTTCCCAATCTCATGCATTTTCTCTGTTGCagcaaaaagagaaaagaaaaagagagtagcAAAGGCCTATTGCTTTAGGAACATGGATTAACAATAGAGCCTAAGAACTACCGACGGACGGACGATGCCAAACTCTATGCTATAGTCGAGTGCAATCCCTGTGACTATCATGCAAGGTCCAACTCAAAGGGATTCTATGCGAGTAGAGCAGGGACGTGACCAACAGCTGGGTTAAAAGGGGCTTTAGCCTAGGTAGCTTTTTCAGTCcacaagtcaaaaaaaaaaaattactactcGACCAAGACTTCTAGTCCGgaccttaaaaaaaaattatccttcctgGGTCCGTCCCTGGAGCAGAGGTTATTTCCTCGAAGTCCTAAAGAGAAAAGAGGTGAAATCAGAATTACCCAAGGATTCTTTAGTTCGCTATTGGGGCAGGATCTTGATTTCAGTGAAGGTCCCAAGTCCTGTTGctattgtttttgttttcttcatttgTTGGGCGTCCACGGCACGTGATATGTTGCTCGACAAACAAATCTGCCACATCCCAGGCGACTGTATACATTATTTATTTATAATCAACCCCTATTTAATGAGGCATCCGTTTCTTGTGTCACACTAAAGCAAGGGTGGACTA encodes the following:
- the LOC113310196 gene encoding reticulon-like protein B21 isoform X2, which gives rise to MQSPGGSSRRSTTTTAAKTGVIPGSVWENRMKVDEVKGGIKVFNGGDQNNDVGGGGGIDHSGNQIQVYRRRLPRIQSSNGNGGGGEIGKSKRPLKPDTTDGNDQKNPIQLRKSKSDKIEKTRTPTIKKTRSHGEQRISSAIKDRETILNNGSQSANQKKNVIDYDCDDEEEEEEEEGTNLNEETENEEIDVKEVNIDQEQLKLNVMIKNEEDSRTQMSKELVVVPSNLLVGNLKNSPSKSERVVICQEEKKLNEIQKTSIPISSGVSKKTAPPQPVKKDTPKIPPSSYEFQRCPDSQNKLQNLVDLVMWRDVSKSALVFGFGAFLILSSSFTIDLNFSLISAISYMGLLYLATRFLYTSIICRGGAYSQEESNGTLMVGEEEAVWLLRLTLPYLNEFLLKLKSLFSGDPATTMKLGVLLFILARCGSSITIWKVAKLGFFGIFTVPKVCSSYSTQLTGYGKFWIRRFQDAWDSCTHKKAVALAGFTLVWNLSSIVARIWAVFMLIVALRYYQQSLVQYCGVLNEGWGSEEEEEIIAVDRDDSGERHYCVSTTSIKEVVLEEKNRLVK
- the LOC113310196 gene encoding reticulon-like protein B21 isoform X1; translated protein: MQSPGGSSRRSTTTTAAKTGVIPGSVWENRMKVDEVKGGIKVFNGGDQNNDVGGGGGIDHSGNQIQVYRRRLPRIQSSNGNGGGGEIGKSKRPLKPDTTDGNDQKNPIQLRKSKSDKIEKTRTPTIKKTRSHGEQRISSAIKDRETILNNGSQSANQKKNVIDYDCDDEEEEEEEEGTNLNEETENEEIDVKEVNIDQEQLKLNVMIKNEEDSRTQMSKELVVVPSNLLVGNLKNSPSKSERVVICQEEKKLNEIQKTSIPISSGVSKKTAPPQPVKKDTPKIPPTGSYEFQRCPDSQNKLQNLVDLVMWRDVSKSALVFGFGAFLILSSSFTIDLNFSLISAISYMGLLYLATRFLYTSIICRGGAYSQEESNGTLMVGEEEAVWLLRLTLPYLNEFLLKLKSLFSGDPATTMKLGVLLFILARCGSSITIWKVAKLGFFGIFTVPKVCSSYSTQLTGYGKFWIRRFQDAWDSCTHKKAVALAGFTLVWNLSSIVARIWAVFMLIVALRYYQQSLVQYCGVLNEGWGSEEEEEIIAVDRDDSGERHYCVSTTSIKEVVLEEKNRLVK